Proteins encoded in a region of the Kiritimatiellia bacterium genome:
- the rsmA gene encoding 16S rRNA (adenine(1518)-N(6)/adenine(1519)-N(6))-dimethyltransferase RsmA, translated as MAALNPALRTSDVRALLARLDVQPNRLLGQNFLIDANILRILLEAADLSPADGVLEIGPGLGALTAPLLERAGRVVAIEKDAALFAHLQATFGHHPHLTLIHADALDCDLAGLVANGLNKVVANLPYAIGTRALVELCGAPVKPTRFAVTVQREVAERLKARPGSRDYGALSVLVQLHYAVELRKRVAPSCFYPAPSVESAIVVLLRLEGGPQPTDEQRFRSLVKECFEHRRKQMGTLVRRPEALARAGIEAKRRPETLSVEEWVRLADLLE; from the coding sequence GTGGCCGCGCTGAATCCCGCGTTGCGCACATCGGATGTTCGCGCCCTCCTGGCACGACTGGATGTTCAGCCGAATCGACTCCTCGGCCAGAATTTCCTGATCGACGCCAACATTCTCCGCATCCTGCTGGAAGCGGCAGATCTTTCGCCGGCTGATGGCGTATTGGAGATTGGTCCCGGTCTCGGCGCGCTGACCGCCCCGCTTCTCGAGCGTGCCGGCCGCGTCGTCGCCATTGAAAAGGACGCCGCGCTGTTTGCCCACCTGCAGGCGACGTTTGGACATCATCCCCATTTGACGCTGATTCACGCCGACGCGTTAGATTGCGACCTGGCCGGCCTGGTGGCCAACGGGCTGAACAAGGTCGTCGCCAACCTGCCGTATGCCATCGGCACGCGCGCGCTCGTGGAGCTCTGCGGCGCGCCCGTGAAGCCAACGCGATTTGCCGTGACCGTGCAGCGCGAGGTGGCCGAACGCCTCAAGGCCCGGCCCGGGAGTCGCGACTACGGCGCGTTGAGCGTGCTGGTGCAGCTCCACTATGCGGTCGAACTCCGAAAACGTGTTGCGCCGAGTTGTTTTTATCCCGCGCCAAGCGTGGAGTCTGCCATCGTGGTCCTCCTCCGGTTAGAAGGCGGGCCGCAGCCGACGGATGAGCAGCGCTTTCGCTCTCTGGTGAAGGAATGTTTTGAGCATCGGCGCAAGCAGATGGGCACCCTCGTGCGTCGTCCGGAAGCCCTTGCTCGGGCGGGTATCGAGGCGAAACGCCGCCCGGAAACGCTGTCCGTCGAAGAGTGGGTGCGTCTGGCCGATCTGCTCGAATGA
- a CDS encoding M48 family metallopeptidase: protein MFEVIRANRRKSVALVLSLGALLAVLGWTFGVLVHPSTGPTGVVLALGVWLLLLAVSFVGGEAMLMAQAGGREIQKKDAPQLFNVVEEMTIASGLGTPPKIYLIDTPIPNAFAVGRNERRAAVGFTTGLLAKLNRDELQGVAAHEIAHIKNRDTLFMTIAGTTVGAIILLCDMFARGLRFTATGRRRSSRDGGVAVIVLLAVILSIVAPLLAQLLYFATSRRREYLADACAAQYTRYPEGLASALEKIAGGQRADAEVSRVLAPMYIVSPFRARGHANSLFSTHPPTEDRIHVLRSMGQSASLRAYEEAYKRLHGGTGVMGSFALASVADAPVREPTAGEAANAAEGWRSVRNILRSAEGGTPLDCDCGLRLWIPPAWTGAPIRCPRCGHHHRMG from the coding sequence ATGTTCGAAGTTATTCGAGCCAATCGCCGAAAATCGGTGGCGCTGGTTCTATCGCTCGGCGCGCTGCTCGCCGTCCTCGGCTGGACATTTGGCGTATTGGTGCATCCTTCTACGGGTCCGACCGGCGTCGTCCTTGCGTTAGGGGTTTGGCTCTTACTTCTGGCCGTGTCCTTTGTTGGCGGGGAGGCGATGTTGATGGCGCAGGCGGGGGGGCGCGAAATCCAGAAAAAGGACGCGCCGCAGTTGTTCAATGTTGTCGAGGAAATGACGATTGCCTCTGGATTGGGTACGCCGCCGAAAATCTATCTGATCGACACGCCCATTCCGAACGCCTTTGCGGTCGGCCGCAATGAGCGGCGGGCGGCGGTGGGTTTCACGACAGGACTCCTCGCGAAGCTGAACCGCGATGAGCTGCAGGGGGTGGCCGCTCATGAAATCGCTCACATCAAAAACCGCGACACCCTGTTCATGACCATCGCGGGGACGACTGTCGGGGCCATCATTCTGCTCTGCGATATGTTCGCGCGAGGTCTTCGCTTTACCGCGACGGGTCGTCGCCGATCGAGTCGGGACGGCGGGGTGGCGGTCATCGTGTTGCTGGCGGTCATATTATCGATTGTGGCGCCTCTGCTTGCGCAGCTTCTCTACTTCGCGACGTCGCGCCGGCGCGAATACCTCGCGGATGCGTGTGCCGCGCAATATACGCGCTATCCAGAGGGTTTGGCCTCCGCGCTGGAAAAGATTGCTGGCGGTCAGCGGGCCGATGCGGAAGTCAGCCGGGTACTGGCCCCCATGTACATCGTCAGCCCGTTCCGAGCGCGCGGCCATGCGAACAGTCTGTTCAGCACCCACCCGCCGACGGAAGATCGAATTCACGTGTTGAGGTCGATGGGGCAATCTGCGTCCCTTCGCGCCTATGAAGAGGCGTACAAGCGCCTGCACGGCGGAACCGGCGTTATGGGATCTTTTGCCCTCGCTTCCGTAGCAGATGCGCCCGTCCGGGAGCCAACGGCGGGCGAGGCCGCGAATGCGGCGGAGGGCTGGCGATCCGTCCGGAACATCCTGAGAAGTGCCGAGGGCGGGACGCCCTTGGACTGCGACTGCGGGCTTCGCCTGTGGATCCCGCCGGCGTGGACGGGGGCACCCATTCGCTGTCCCCGATGCGGGCACCATCATCGTATGGGTTGA
- a CDS encoding zf-TFIIB domain-containing protein: protein MRICPTCDKPLVALEYRNVEVDWCPACRGIWMDRGELGVLLRGDPAADALIPLSVGARSPRRCPACGDWMREARAQQAPITLDVCPHDHGWWFDEGEVKAVTRTIADDRALAQLTDFYESLFGHPGT from the coding sequence ATGCGAATCTGTCCCACGTGCGACAAACCGCTCGTTGCGCTGGAATACCGCAATGTGGAGGTCGATTGGTGCCCCGCGTGTCGGGGCATCTGGATGGACCGCGGTGAACTCGGCGTGTTGCTGCGGGGCGATCCTGCGGCCGACGCCCTGATCCCGCTCTCCGTGGGCGCTCGGAGCCCTCGGCGCTGCCCCGCGTGCGGCGACTGGATGAGGGAGGCGCGCGCGCAACAGGCCCCGATTACGCTGGACGTGTGCCCGCATGACCACGGCTGGTGGTTTGACGAGGGAGAGGTCAAGGCGGTCACTCGGACGATCGCCGATGATCGCGCTCTTGCGCAACTGACGGATTTTTACGAAAGCTTGTTCGGTCACCCCGGCACATAA
- a CDS encoding peptidylprolyl isomerase has product MDTNSRILAAVCLAFSSVAAASAKLTDDMPVDGFAAIVNERVITIGDVMDFLQSSDLQMRDDFAGMELQRRSEAFTAARDLLIEQALIVEEFKKSGATLPDRIVDGRIRTLIAERFGNDRSRFLAALAQEQITLEEWRERVREGIIVSLMRRQEVIERAKVSPGLLRAAYEARADRWNVPERIRVRLITLRLPESGPAAVDARRQLAVRARGRILAGESFADVAREISEDSKAAAGGDWGWRSASDFAGPLRAALEALKPGEVSDVIETPGAIHLALVEERQSARMRTFEEVRPELERELRQAEIDRIYRRWIERLRRKHVVQIF; this is encoded by the coding sequence ATGGACACGAATTCGCGGATCCTGGCGGCCGTCTGTCTCGCCTTTTCCTCTGTGGCAGCGGCTTCGGCCAAATTGACGGATGACATGCCGGTAGACGGTTTTGCCGCGATCGTCAACGAGCGCGTCATCACGATCGGCGATGTGATGGATTTCCTTCAGAGCAGCGATCTGCAGATGCGCGACGATTTTGCCGGCATGGAACTTCAGCGCCGCAGCGAGGCATTTACGGCCGCGAGGGATCTGTTGATCGAGCAGGCGCTCATTGTCGAGGAGTTCAAAAAATCGGGGGCCACTCTTCCGGACCGGATTGTGGACGGTCGAATACGGACCCTCATCGCGGAACGATTTGGAAACGACCGGTCCCGGTTTCTGGCCGCGCTGGCCCAGGAACAAATCACGCTAGAAGAGTGGCGCGAGCGGGTCCGGGAAGGGATCATCGTGTCCCTCATGCGCCGCCAGGAAGTGATCGAGCGGGCAAAGGTGTCGCCCGGCTTGTTGCGGGCGGCATACGAGGCGCGAGCCGACCGCTGGAACGTGCCAGAACGGATCCGCGTGCGGCTGATCACGCTCCGCTTGCCCGAGTCTGGCCCGGCCGCTGTGGATGCGCGCCGCCAGTTGGCCGTCAGGGCGCGCGGCAGGATTCTCGCCGGCGAATCGTTCGCCGACGTCGCGCGGGAGATTTCCGAGGACAGCAAAGCCGCTGCTGGCGGCGACTGGGGCTGGCGAAGTGCATCTGACTTCGCCGGGCCGCTACGCGCGGCCCTTGAGGCGCTCAAACCCGGCGAGGTCAGCGATGTGATTGAAACGCCGGGTGCGATCCACCTGGCCTTGGTCGAGGAGCGGCAATCCGCCCGGATGCGGACATTCGAAGAAGTTCGACCGGAACTGGAGCGCGAGTTGCGGCAGGCGGAGATCGATCGGATCTACCGGCGATGGATCGAACGATTGCGCCGTAAGCACGTCGTCCAAATCTTTTAG
- a CDS encoding glycogen/starch/alpha-glucan phosphorylase, whose amino-acid sequence MANQSTSLSNTKISAKAIRDRMLFHLIYTRCKDWRSATDYDKEIAFAYAIRELAMDRMIATQRAYIDHDVKRVYYLSMEFLLGRLLENNIAALGVTEAARTALRELDIDFDTLVTQEVDAGLGNGGLGRLAACFLDSLASMEYPGYGYGLRYEHGLFRQEFENGWQKERPDDWLKYGNPWEMVRPEYTVPVLVYGRIEHVPTVGGGRKPVWVDWQMLEGVPYDMPVIGFGVNTVNVLRLWSSRATESFRLDVFNQGEYVRAVEEKNWAETITKVLYPSDATHAGKELRLIQEYFLVTCTIRDIIRRYRKNHSSWDAFAEKNAIQLNDTHPALAVAELMRYFLDETDLPWEKAWDITVKTMGYTNHTLLPEALEKWPVSLMERVLPRHLQIIYEINHRFLQQVHLRWPGDIDRVRRMSLIEEGENRQVRMAHLAMVGSHSINGVSALHTDLLKRYTVADFAAMFPERFNNKTNGITHRRWLLVCNPGLAQLITSRIGDGWIRNLDEIRKLEPFANDPEFREEFLRVKRQNKERLAGVVQDLVGEWIDPSSMYDVQIKRLHEYKRQLLNAMHIIYLYHRIKDDPNIDITPRTFIFGAKAAPSYYMAKLIIKLINSLGRAINNDPNVADRLKVVFLPDYGVSLAELIIPAADLSEQISTAGKEASGTGNMKLALNGALTIGTLDGANIEIAEEVGAENIFIFGHKTHELIELRKHYNPWDWYHRNPALRRVIDAIRDNEFVPEEGPIFRDIYRALMERGDEYFHLADFDMYVQCQAEVSRVFNDPHEWARRAILNVARMNKFSSDRTIREYATQIWNLTPCPITLPEGNPLENFGPQHA is encoded by the coding sequence ATGGCGAACCAAAGCACATCCCTTTCGAACACCAAAATCTCGGCGAAAGCCATCCGCGACCGAATGCTGTTCCACCTGATCTATACGCGTTGCAAGGATTGGCGCAGCGCGACGGATTACGACAAGGAGATCGCCTTCGCTTATGCCATCCGCGAGCTCGCGATGGATCGCATGATCGCCACCCAGCGCGCTTACATCGACCACGACGTGAAGCGAGTCTACTACCTATCGATGGAGTTCCTTCTCGGCCGGCTCCTCGAAAATAACATCGCCGCGCTGGGCGTCACGGAAGCCGCGCGGACAGCGCTCCGCGAACTAGACATCGATTTCGACACCCTCGTCACCCAAGAGGTGGATGCCGGGCTCGGCAACGGTGGCCTCGGTCGGCTGGCCGCCTGCTTCCTCGATTCGCTCGCCTCCATGGAATACCCCGGCTACGGATACGGTCTGCGCTACGAGCACGGCCTGTTCCGCCAGGAATTCGAAAACGGTTGGCAGAAGGAGCGGCCTGACGACTGGCTGAAGTACGGAAACCCTTGGGAAATGGTTCGTCCGGAGTACACCGTCCCCGTGCTCGTGTATGGCCGCATTGAACACGTCCCCACCGTGGGTGGCGGCCGGAAACCCGTCTGGGTCGATTGGCAGATGCTCGAGGGCGTTCCCTACGACATGCCCGTCATCGGATTTGGCGTCAACACCGTCAACGTCCTGCGCCTGTGGAGTTCCCGCGCCACCGAAAGCTTCCGCCTCGACGTTTTCAATCAGGGCGAATACGTCCGCGCGGTGGAGGAGAAGAACTGGGCCGAGACGATTACCAAGGTTCTCTACCCGTCCGACGCCACCCACGCCGGAAAGGAGCTGCGCCTCATTCAGGAATACTTCCTCGTCACCTGCACCATCCGTGACATCATCCGGCGCTACCGCAAAAACCATTCTTCATGGGACGCTTTCGCGGAAAAGAATGCCATCCAGCTCAACGACACTCATCCGGCCCTCGCCGTGGCGGAGCTCATGCGCTATTTCCTCGATGAAACTGACCTGCCCTGGGAAAAGGCGTGGGACATCACGGTCAAAACCATGGGCTACACCAACCACACGCTTCTCCCAGAAGCCCTGGAAAAATGGCCGGTCTCCCTCATGGAGCGCGTCCTGCCCCGTCACCTCCAGATCATCTACGAAATCAACCACCGCTTCCTCCAGCAGGTCCATCTCCGTTGGCCCGGAGACATTGACCGTGTGCGCCGTATGTCCCTCATCGAAGAGGGAGAAAATAGACAGGTCCGAATGGCCCACCTTGCGATGGTCGGCAGCCATTCCATCAACGGCGTGTCCGCCCTGCACACGGACCTGCTGAAGCGCTACACCGTCGCGGATTTCGCCGCGATGTTCCCCGAACGTTTCAATAACAAAACCAACGGCATCACCCATCGCAGATGGTTGCTGGTCTGCAACCCGGGTCTCGCGCAACTGATCACCAGCCGCATCGGCGACGGCTGGATCCGAAACCTCGACGAGATCCGCAAGCTCGAGCCGTTCGCCAACGACCCCGAGTTCCGCGAAGAATTTTTGCGCGTCAAACGCCAGAACAAGGAACGGCTGGCCGGCGTCGTCCAAGACCTGGTGGGCGAATGGATCGACCCCTCGTCCATGTACGACGTACAGATCAAGCGCCTGCACGAATACAAGCGGCAACTCCTCAACGCGATGCACATCATCTACCTGTACCATCGCATCAAGGACGACCCGAACATCGACATCACGCCGCGGACCTTCATCTTCGGTGCCAAGGCCGCCCCGAGCTACTACATGGCCAAACTGATCATCAAACTGATCAATTCGCTCGGCCGCGCGATCAACAACGACCCGAACGTCGCCGATCGACTCAAGGTCGTCTTCCTGCCAGACTACGGCGTATCCCTCGCCGAGCTGATCATTCCTGCCGCCGATCTCTCCGAGCAGATCTCCACCGCCGGCAAGGAGGCCTCCGGAACCGGCAACATGAAGCTCGCCCTCAATGGCGCCCTCACCATCGGCACCTTGGACGGCGCAAACATCGAAATCGCCGAGGAGGTCGGCGCCGAAAACATCTTCATCTTCGGCCACAAAACCCATGAGCTCATCGAGCTCCGCAAACATTACAACCCCTGGGACTGGTATCACCGCAACCCTGCCCTTCGGCGTGTCATCGACGCCATCCGCGACAACGAATTCGTGCCCGAAGAGGGCCCCATCTTCCGGGATATCTATCGTGCCCTCATGGAGCGCGGGGACGAATATTTCCATCTGGCCGACTTCGACATGTATGTCCAATGCCAGGCCGAGGTCTCGCGCGTCTTCAACGACCCCCATGAATGGGCCCGCCGCGCCATTCTCAACGTCGCCCGCATGAACAAGTTCTCCAGCGACCGGACCATCCGCGAATACGCCACTCAAATTTGGAACCTCACGCCGTGCCCCATCACCCTGCCCGAGGGGAATCCGCTGGAGAACTTCGGGCCTCAACACGCCTGA
- a CDS encoding SLC13 family permease gives MESLAISALSPAGWITLAVVASLFGLLMFTRFPADFLFLGALAILLITGIVDPTAGLAGFGSSGLVTIGVLYVVVAGLQETGGLSWITQHVLGAPRGLRAAVARLMAPVMAMSAFLNNTPVVAMFIPAVTEWSRRIRIPPSKLLIPLSYASILGGMCTLIGTSTNLVVDGLYQKRFGLGGLPIFEITKLGIPCAAVGFLFVVLAARRLLPERKSLDEVFENTREYTLELEVSPGSPLIGRSIEEAGLSQVPGAFLAELIRGDHVFSVVSPGEVLREGDRLVFVGHIESIRSLYHQKGLQPAPDQLFKLDAPRHKRILVEAVVSNTCPLIGKSIRDGRFRNVYNAVVIAVARNGERLRGRLEDIVLRPGDTLLVEAHAGFIPRQRDSRDFYLIRSLDDTAPRRFEKAPLALAILAGMICAAALDWMTMLNAAIAAAMLMVMTGCCSIGQARRSVEWNVLTVIGAAIGLGTAMEQTGAARAITNLLLGFSGSDPWMTLAFVYLATTLVTEVITNNGAAALVFPVAMDAAARLGVNPLPYVFCVMIAASASFATPIGYQTNLMVLGPGGYRFGDYVRIGFWLNLIIGAAAVALAPLIWPF, from the coding sequence ATGGAAAGCCTAGCCATTTCAGCGCTATCGCCGGCCGGTTGGATCACCCTCGCCGTCGTCGCATCTCTGTTCGGCCTGTTGATGTTCACCAGATTCCCCGCCGATTTTCTGTTTCTCGGCGCGCTTGCGATCCTTTTGATAACGGGGATTGTGGACCCGACGGCAGGTCTGGCGGGCTTCGGGTCTAGCGGCCTGGTGACCATTGGGGTGCTTTATGTCGTGGTGGCGGGGCTACAGGAGACGGGGGGGTTATCTTGGATCACGCAACATGTGCTTGGCGCGCCCCGCGGTCTTCGAGCGGCGGTCGCGCGGCTCATGGCGCCGGTCATGGCAATGAGCGCGTTTCTCAACAACACGCCGGTGGTGGCCATGTTCATTCCCGCCGTGACCGAGTGGAGCCGAAGGATTCGCATTCCGCCGTCGAAGCTGTTGATTCCCCTCAGCTACGCCTCGATTCTGGGCGGGATGTGCACGCTGATTGGCACGAGCACCAACCTCGTGGTCGATGGCCTGTATCAGAAACGGTTCGGACTAGGGGGGCTTCCGATCTTTGAAATCACAAAGCTCGGCATCCCCTGTGCAGCGGTGGGCTTTCTCTTTGTGGTGCTGGCGGCCCGCCGCCTGTTGCCCGAGCGAAAGTCCCTCGATGAGGTCTTCGAGAACACGCGCGAGTACACGCTCGAACTGGAGGTCAGCCCCGGCAGCCCGCTGATCGGCCGGTCCATTGAGGAGGCGGGGCTGTCCCAGGTGCCGGGCGCCTTTCTTGCGGAGCTGATTCGGGGAGACCACGTGTTTTCGGTGGTCTCCCCTGGCGAGGTTCTCCGGGAGGGCGATCGGTTGGTTTTTGTCGGCCACATTGAATCGATCCGCTCGCTCTACCACCAGAAAGGTTTGCAGCCGGCCCCGGACCAGTTGTTCAAGCTGGATGCGCCACGTCACAAGCGGATTCTGGTCGAGGCCGTGGTGTCCAACACCTGCCCGCTGATTGGCAAGTCGATCCGAGATGGGCGGTTTCGAAATGTCTATAACGCCGTAGTGATTGCTGTAGCGCGAAACGGCGAACGGCTTCGCGGCCGCTTGGAAGACATTGTGCTGCGGCCCGGCGACACGCTGCTGGTGGAGGCCCACGCCGGATTCATTCCCCGCCAGCGTGATTCCCGTGATTTTTATCTGATCCGTTCGCTGGACGATACTGCGCCGCGCCGATTCGAAAAGGCCCCGCTGGCCCTCGCAATTCTGGCGGGGATGATCTGCGCTGCCGCCCTCGACTGGATGACCATGCTGAATGCCGCGATTGCGGCGGCGATGTTGATGGTGATGACCGGCTGCTGCAGCATCGGGCAGGCGCGCCGCAGCGTCGAGTGGAATGTCCTCACCGTGATCGGCGCGGCCATCGGGCTTGGCACCGCCATGGAACAGACGGGCGCCGCCCGCGCGATTACCAACCTGCTGCTCGGCTTTTCCGGCAGCGACCCGTGGATGACGCTGGCCTTCGTCTACCTGGCGACCACGCTCGTCACGGAGGTGATCACCAACAATGGCGCGGCGGCGCTGGTGTTTCCCGTGGCGATGGACGCTGCCGCCCGCCTTGGGGTGAACCCGCTGCCGTATGTGTTTTGCGTGATGATCGCCGCGTCCGCGAGTTTCGCGACCCCGATCGGCTATCAAACCAATCTGATGGTCCTCGGTCCTGGCGGATACCGTTTTGGCGACTATGTTCGGATCGGCTTCTGGCTCAATCTCATCATCGGTGCGGCAGCGGTCGCGCTCGCCCCGCTGATCTGGCCGTTTTGA
- a CDS encoding LemA family protein — MAGWITLGVIAALILAFIVLYNGLVRLRNEVKNAWAQIDVQLKRRHDLIPNLVETVKGYATHEREVFERVTQARAAAVSATAGGQVGQIAAAEGALLGALRSFYAVMENYPQLKADANFRALQEELASTENKIGFARQYYNDSVMRYNTACETIPSNIVARIGGFQKAEFFEIQNVAEREVPKVKF, encoded by the coding sequence ATGGCTGGCTGGATCACTCTGGGTGTTATCGCCGCGCTGATATTGGCGTTCATCGTCCTCTACAACGGACTTGTGCGGCTGCGAAACGAGGTCAAGAACGCGTGGGCGCAAATCGACGTTCAGCTCAAACGCCGGCACGACCTGATTCCCAATCTGGTCGAGACGGTCAAGGGATATGCGACACACGAGCGCGAGGTGTTCGAGCGCGTGACGCAGGCGCGCGCGGCCGCGGTCAGCGCAACGGCCGGCGGGCAGGTCGGCCAGATTGCGGCGGCCGAGGGAGCGCTTCTTGGCGCGCTCCGCAGTTTTTACGCGGTGATGGAAAATTATCCGCAGTTAAAAGCGGACGCGAATTTCCGCGCGCTACAGGAGGAACTGGCTTCGACGGAGAATAAAATCGGCTTTGCGCGCCAATACTACAACGATTCCGTGATGCGCTACAACACCGCATGCGAGACCATTCCGTCGAACATCGTCGCGCGGATTGGCGGGTTCCAAAAGGCCGAGTTTTTCGAGATTCAAAACGTGGCCGAGCGCGAGGTGCCGAAAGTGAAGTTCTGA
- a CDS encoding exonuclease domain-containing protein — translation MRERAYRSTAYIWFDAEYSSLDLESAVFLQIAAVATDPDLERLFPPDDDLRLFIRLDPGRNVSPWLEENAPQLLEICRSQLAVCIEEADARLAALVSRINVPGGEEKRRPILAGNSIHADWRLACKYLPRFVSLLHYRHLDVTALKLQWQDWRQGPEFDKDDIELVRSFLPGPKHLLDGRRHDAYYDVLASIAELNYYRHQFLAR, via the coding sequence ATGCGCGAGCGCGCTTACCGCAGCACCGCCTACATCTGGTTCGACGCGGAATACTCCTCTCTCGACCTCGAGTCCGCCGTTTTTTTGCAGATCGCCGCCGTCGCGACCGATCCCGACCTGGAGCGCCTCTTCCCGCCGGATGACGACCTGCGGCTCTTCATCCGCCTCGATCCCGGTAGGAACGTGAGCCCCTGGCTCGAGGAAAACGCGCCCCAATTGCTCGAGATCTGCCGCTCCCAACTCGCCGTCTGCATCGAGGAGGCCGACGCCCGGCTCGCCGCCCTGGTCTCTCGCATCAACGTTCCCGGCGGCGAAGAAAAGCGGCGGCCCATCCTCGCGGGAAACAGCATCCACGCCGATTGGCGCCTCGCCTGCAAATACCTGCCCCGATTCGTTTCCCTCCTCCACTACCGCCACCTCGACGTCACCGCCCTGAAACTTCAATGGCAGGACTGGCGGCAGGGCCCGGAATTCGACAAGGACGACATCGAGCTCGTCCGCAGCTTCCTGCCGGGGCCCAAGCACCTTCTCGATGGACGTCGGCACGACGCCTACTACGACGTCCTCGCCTCCATCGCCGAACTCAACTATTACCGGCACCAGTTCCTCGCCCGCTAG
- the pdxA gene encoding 4-hydroxythreonine-4-phosphate dehydrogenase PdxA, whose product MRHQPKIRIGITLGDINGIGPEVALKAVYRTRQSSGVQFVLIGHPEILAEQAAALGLPVPRTGKLEDPPRMRVFCWSPVRLKLTWRPGELDPDASAAAGEWIMAGVDACLRGQLDALVTAPISKEGFHRAGINAPGHTEMLAELCGVSRFGMMLFGGSLRVVLATRHIPLREVPNALTRETVEEAIRLTAEALPWLGARRARIAVCGLNPHAGEGGDLGDEEEKIIKPVISRLQAGGLRVEGPLAGDAVFHLAAKGEYDAVVAMYHDQGLAPLKLLAFDQGVNLTLGLPIVRTAPDHGTAFGIAGQNRASAASMAEAIRWAARLARRRNPWPR is encoded by the coding sequence GTGAGACATCAACCAAAAATCCGAATCGGCATTACGTTGGGCGACATCAATGGAATCGGGCCCGAAGTCGCGCTGAAAGCCGTTTATCGCACCCGGCAGTCCTCGGGAGTCCAATTTGTCCTGATTGGACATCCCGAGATCCTCGCCGAACAGGCCGCCGCTCTTGGCCTGCCCGTACCTCGGACGGGCAAGCTGGAGGACCCGCCCCGCATGCGGGTGTTTTGCTGGTCGCCAGTTCGCCTGAAACTGACGTGGCGACCGGGCGAGTTGGATCCCGATGCCTCTGCGGCCGCCGGCGAATGGATCATGGCCGGCGTCGATGCCTGCCTGCGGGGCCAGCTCGACGCGCTCGTGACAGCGCCGATTTCCAAAGAAGGATTTCACCGGGCGGGCATCAACGCGCCGGGCCATACGGAAATGCTCGCGGAACTGTGCGGCGTCTCGCGGTTTGGCATGATGCTGTTCGGTGGCTCTTTGCGGGTCGTTCTGGCAACGCGACATATCCCGCTTCGCGAAGTTCCAAACGCGCTGACTCGGGAGACCGTTGAGGAGGCCATCCGGTTGACAGCCGAGGCGCTGCCCTGGCTGGGTGCGCGACGCGCGCGAATTGCGGTGTGTGGCCTCAATCCGCACGCGGGAGAAGGCGGCGATCTCGGCGATGAGGAGGAGAAGATCATCAAGCCTGTCATTTCGCGCCTTCAAGCCGGCGGGCTTCGCGTCGAAGGCCCCTTGGCGGGCGACGCGGTCTTTCATCTTGCGGCGAAGGGGGAGTATGACGCGGTTGTGGCGATGTACCACGACCAAGGCCTCGCGCCGCTCAAATTGCTCGCCTTCGACCAAGGCGTCAACCTCACGCTGGGTCTGCCGATCGTTCGCACGGCGCCCGATCACGGCACCGCATTCGGGATCGCAGGACAGAACCGGGCCAGCGCGGCCAGCATGGCGGAAGCCATCCGTTGGGCCGCCCGGTTGGCGCGGAGGCGCAACCCGTGGCCGCGCTGA
- a CDS encoding PEP-CTERM sorting domain-containing protein, translating to MKKCALFLLTSLALSIGTVRATHIILSDFDNVGFQWAYGSWNPLSGVETLFPTYVRIAGPATESGGAGVTLSSPVTFDPSQYEVRVSARIAPGNAASGFNVIIQTSPTDLWGYYFPATLFNSSTFTTSSIPLNSPTFTNGNPDFLNVGLNEFQVQGDFSSSDRFAFEFEDLRLVPEPGTLLLLSAGAVILGLIRRTTTG from the coding sequence ATGAAAAAATGTGCATTGTTTCTGTTGACGAGCCTTGCCCTATCCATTGGGACAGTTCGGGCAACTCATATCATCTTGTCTGATTTCGACAACGTCGGGTTCCAATGGGCTTATGGTTCATGGAACCCGTTGAGCGGCGTAGAAACGTTGTTTCCGACGTATGTGCGGATTGCAGGTCCGGCGACGGAATCCGGCGGTGCCGGGGTCACATTGAGCAGCCCGGTCACGTTCGATCCCTCGCAATACGAGGTTCGAGTTTCGGCGCGCATCGCACCCGGCAATGCGGCCAGCGGGTTCAACGTGATTATTCAGACCAGTCCAACGGATCTGTGGGGCTACTATTTCCCGGCGACGCTATTTAACTCGTCGACGTTTACGACCTCCTCAATTCCGCTGAACTCGCCGACATTTACCAATGGCAATCCGGATTTCTTAAACGTGGGACTGAATGAATTTCAGGTCCAAGGCGATTTCTCAAGCTCAGACCGCTTCGCGTTCGAATTCGAAGATCTTCGGTTGGTCCCAGAGCCTGGAACCTTGTTGCTGCTCTCCGCGGGAGCTGTCATTCTGGGACTTATCCGTCGTACCACAACCGGCTAG